The Numenius arquata chromosome 11, bNumArq3.hap1.1, whole genome shotgun sequence genomic interval CTttgcaatgtttatttttaactgttggTGCCCTCTAGAGTTACAAATGTGACATCGCTTTAAATGCAGTGAAATTGTTGAATGCTGAAAGCTCTGGTGTATAATGAGCATTCTTAATACTGGATCATCTGTCACAGTGTAAAGTGCAATTGTTTTTcatctctatattttttttcttcttgaaatttaGAAGACTTTACTTTCCTGCCAGCTATATGATAATTTCCTGCCAATTTTGTTTGCTGATAGGTACCTACCTTTTAAAGCAACAGTTCAGTTATAAATGAGGTTGATCAGACCCTTACAGTGAGTTATTTCTGATAGGGACTGGTCCTAACCAACAAGCTGTTCTCACGCTTGAGTGTTTCAGCTGTAATGCTTCCAGGAGTGAGTGATGACAAGAAATAAATCTGTACCTCCTGTGCTTTCTTGCCAGATCTCACTGGTGTATGTATTTGTGTGTTCTGCTGGTGAGACAGAAAAATCCAGTCTCTTCTGCCATGTTTTACATCAGGTTATTCCAATTGCcttgggagtttttttttttattcttagttGAAGTTTAAAATTAGTTgatatgtgattatttttttaaaaaaaaaaaaggtgggtgtGTGGGAATGTTGACACAAAAAGCCAACCAACCCCAAAGCCCCAAACCATGTCCCAAGCAGGAATTGAGTGGCTTTAAGCCAGCCGTGTCTGGAAGCCACCTACTGCTTTCTGGTCCCTGGGACGTGAATGAGATCATTGGAGCAAACTTGTGCCATCAATAGCCACCATGGCTGGGAGGGAAGAGCATGTGGCAGGCCACCAAAACTGTTCTGTGGGGTTTTCTGTAGCCTTTACTCAACAGTAAATGACTGTTGTTTCCTTAGACATTTCAGAGAGAAGGTTCTGTTGACCATGACATACTCTTTTCTGattccttttaaaattacattcacaTGCTTGAGGGATGGGGAAATTCTCTTAAATTTCTTCTGGCAGATGAGTCATTAAATATGAAtaacaagagaaacaaaatgaataCACTATACCTGCACTTTATTCTCAGTAGGGTCCGATGATTGGGGAAAAACAGTAATATAGAGCTATAGTCAAGATTTTTTACTGTTAAAAGCTGAAATGCGTGTGTTCTGTAATATGGGCAAGAGTAGATTAGTGtgtttctaagggaaaaaaagaaatctctgacATTTTATGCTCGTATCAACAGAGGTTTAAGACAGTTATGTCTATGACAACTCGTGTGTATATGACTTGTCAAACTCAAGCACGTATCCGTTTTTGTGCCAATTTATCTTCAGTCAAGGTCTATGCTGAGGCCCTTGGAGCTCTCCCTGCCTACCCAGTCATCCAGCTCAGAGAAGGAAGCTTTAAAGAAGGAACTTGACAACGTGAGGACCTGCTACAGTGCAGCGAAAGAAGAAATCGGCAAATTGCAGAGAGAACTGTCTCACAAGGTATCCGAGTGTAAAGCTTTGGCATCAGAGTGTGAAAGAACCAAGGCGGAATCTGATGGACAGATAAAACAGCTGGAAGATGCTTTAAAAGATGTGCAGAAAAGGATGTTTGACTCTGAAGGCAAAGTTAAGCAAATGCAGACCCACTTTCTAGCTCTGAAAGATCACCTGACTAACGAAGCTGCTTCGGGAAACAGTAAAATAACAGAGGAGCTGAAGGATCAGTTGAAAGAAATGAAGACGAAGTACGAAGGGGCCTCTGCTGAAGTGGGAAAACTGAGGAACCAGATTAAGCAGAATGAATTGCTGGTGGCAGAATTTAAGAGAGATGAAGGAAGGCTGgtggaggaaaataaaaggttgCAGAAGGAACTTGTGAAGTTGGAGATGGAGCGAGATAAAAGGGGGAGAAATGTCATGGAGTTAGAAGGGCAGCTCAAAGAAACAGCGGCAAAGTTAGCCCACTCTGTAACTTCAGAGAAATTTGAAAACATGAAGAGTTCGTTATCAAATGAAGTGAATGAGAAAGCCAGGAAGTTGGCAGAGATGGAAGGAGAGTACGAAAAATTGCAGGCAGAGATTCTGCTTTTAAAGAGGGAATCTGAGAGTCAGAGAGCTAAACTGGCTCAGCAGGTAAGGCCAGAAGACCACGAACAAATGAGGAGTGGGTTTGAGCAGAAAAATGAGGAACTGGGGAAGACAATTTCTGAATTATCACAGAAGAATCAGACTCTGCAGAAGGAACTGGAAAGATTGCAGATTGATAACAAGATGCTTAAGCAGCAAATCCAAGtgctgaaaacagaaattaaaagccAGAATGTGCCTTTAAAAATTCACGAAGaattgaagaaaacaaatgacCTGGCTGTTGGTGACCTGACCAAAAAGCTTTTTGAAGTGACAAAGAAGTACAACGAAAGCAGAGTGGAAGCTGAGAAGTTGCTGGCAGAGAAGAACAGCTTAAGTGAGAATATTGGCCACTTCCAGGCTGTATACCTGTCTCCAGAGCAGcacaaaaaagaaatggaagctttaAGATCTAATGGTATGGAACTTGAAAAGCAGCTTGCTGAGCTTCAGAAAAAATACGATGATGAACAAGCCAAAGTGTGCAAACTAGTCTCTGAAAATGCAGCCATAAAGGAGACGCTCAGGGATCAGTATGTGTTGGCTACGACACACGAGGAGATGAAAACAGTCTTGAATAACACACTAGAGAAGACTAATCGGGAGCTGTCAGACCTGAAGGAAAGAACTGAAGAGATAAAGCAAGAATCCATGAGGgtaaatgaagaaaatagaaCTCTGAAAAACAAGGTGAAACTCTTACAGAACCAGTTACAGACTGAGTATATAAGTTTCAAAGATCATGAAACTGCAGTGACTGCTTTAAATAAAAGCCTGCAAGAACTTCAGGAGAACAATGCTGCCATTACGGCTGAATACAAGAGGGGTCAAGAAGAAATTTTACAGTTGCATGAAGAAATTGAAGCCCAAAAGAAGGAACTTGACACAATTCAAGAATGCATTCAGTCAAAATATGCCCCGGTTGCCTCCTTTGAAGACAGAGAACAAAGCTTCGAAGCCACAGTGAAAGAGTTAAAAGCGCAGTTGCAGGAGCAGGTGCAGAAGTGCAGAGAAAGTGAGGAGGAAACCCAGAAATGTAAAGAGGAGAATGAAAAGCTCAAGAACGGTGTTTTGTCCATCCAAAATGACCTGCAGCAGAACTATATCCTCGCTGAGAAATCCcgggaaatggaaaaaatgttcacAAGCAAAATGGAGGAGCTGAATCAGCAACTGAGGGAATTGCTGGGGAAATACACAGGGGACAAAGAGGAGAAAGACGAGCTGCAGGAGAGTCCCCCACAGCCTGTGGCTGCACAGGCTCCGCTTCTGGTGGCGGAACAGATTGAAGCCTTGAAGAAGGCTCTTGGTCACACGATAGAGGAGCTCAAGGAAGCCCTCAGAAATAAGAAGGAATGTTACGACAAAGAAACACTAAAAGTAGGAGAACTACAGCAGGAATTGTCAGGTCTGAAAAAGTCTTCAATACCCTTGGTAGAATATATACGAATGAAGGAAACGCTCGAACAAGAAATTGTAGCCATCAAAAACagcttgaaagaaaaggaagaagaaaaccaagTTAAAAATGAGGAAATCCTGAAGTTGCAGTCTGAGATTCAGTTTACTCAGCAAGCTTTGACAGACCTAGAGAGCAAAGAAGTGATTGACATCTCAGAATACAAATCCATGAAGAGTACTCTGGAGGCCCAGATTAACAGCATAGCTGATAACTTGTCCAGTATGAACAAGAAGTATGAGGAAGCATGTGAGGAGGCTTTGCAAGCTAAAAAAAGCGAGCTCTCTTTAAAGGATGAGAAGGAGTTGCTACAGTTACGGAGCTGCAGTATTGAGCAAGAAATTAAAGACCAGAAAGAGAGGTGTGATAAATCCTTGACGACAATTATCGACTTGCAGAAGAGAATACAGGAGTCTGCAAAGCAGGTGGAGGCCAAGGATAACAAGGTAGGATGTGGGGTAGTTCCATACCCCTGAACTGAAGGTGTCGAAAGCATTAGCTGGGCTTCAAATAGAGCTACTAATGCTCTGTCCCCTGAGCATTAGGTACCCTGGGCTGGCCCACATCTGCTAAGGTGAAGTCCTGGTTTTGTTAGCATTGTACTAAGCTTTTCTAATTCCTTGTGTGCTTCGAACATCATGGGTTGTATTTAAACTCTCTTCATCCAAGCTGGGTTTTAGACTTTTGGGATACCGGCTCATTCTTCCACTGGAGCTGTTTGTTTAGCATCTCTGGCTGGCCTTCTGATGGTTCATTGCTCTTCTTAGAAATGAGACCTAGAATATTTTTAGAGCATAAATCACTTATGTTGCTGCCCGACCCTCAGGGTCCAGACCTTACAAATTCCAATTCTAGGAAGCGGGATGGGAACCAGTGATAGCATGGCATGAAAATGAAGTCTTCTGTCTTTGAGAAGTCTCTTAGGCAGTGCCATGGCAAGCCAGAACAGAGACCCTTCAATGCTTGCTAATTTTCATCAGTCTTTAAAGAATGTTAAAGAATATTAGGTTTCGGTGAGACGTCCTTATACTGaggtttttgtgtgctttttttaaaaaagatcacaGAACTGCTTAATGATGTGGAGCGGTTAAAGCAGGCTCTTAATGGCTTGTCTCAGCTCACATACACCACCGGGATCCCCTCAAAGAGGCAAAACCAGCAGGTTGAAATGCTCCAGAACCAAGTGAAAAGCCTGCAGCAGCAGTTAGCGGTAAGTACTCCTGCGAGGCATTGTCTGAAATGCGGTAGCATCACGGTTGCTTACAGTCCTTGTGTGAACAAGGAAATATGAATGTGGCCACTGGAGCCCTGGGGTTGGCTGTAGACTTTAAATTCAAAAGTAGAGcattcattaattttattttttttcccatgactgCTTGCTTCTCTGGAAACTTGTCTGCTTCCTTCTACACAGTGCAGTTACAACACTTGGGAACTTTTCCGgataaaaaagacagaatttagaGAGAATTCGTGCTTATGAGATACGCTGCTATAGTTCACGCCAAGCCCGTTTCTGTATGCAAGTTCCaggttaatattttctttcaaaaaaccaCCGGTCATGTATTTTCTCACTTTGAAAGAAAGTGAGGTGGCCCTTAATGGCTTTGACTGTGTTCCCTTGTCTGCAAATGCTGTGAAGTGTGTTCCTTATTAAACACTAACAATAAAGGGGAACACTTTATGGGAAGCGCTGGGAGTTTGTGCACAAACACGTTTGTGGCCCCTTCAATAAAGCTCATCATTAAAGCTGTGTACGTGAGCAAAGTTAGTTGTTTGTAAATCTGTACAGAAGCAGAATACATCTTTGCAAAGTTGACCCTTACAAGGCAATGTGTTCTTAAATTGGGTGGTTTTACAACAAATAGCTAATGCTGttgaggaaaaaagtgtttaatcTTAGCACCTCCTTGACAGCCTGTCAGCAACATTGCTTTGCTAcaagtaagcaagaaaaaaagtgaagcagtgactttttttcttgattaataGCGGGCATATAGCTAACTTTAACCTTGAACTTCTGCTCTGGCTAGTCTATAAGGGCACAAAACCAAGCCCAAAAAGCTGGAAATAGGCAAGAGTAGATATTAAAAATTTGATGACTtgacctcctcttccttcttcttttataGGATGCTAAAAGGCAGCATCAAGAGGTAGTCTCAGTTTATCGGACCCATCTTCTCAGTGCTGTACAGGTATGAGAGTCCCGAGTTCAGATTGTTTTACTCTGTCATTTCAATGTAGAGATCCTTGAGACACATTTCTAACTGCTGTGCTGGAAGACCTCAAACTTGAAACTAGCATCAAGTACGTGTTTTCATGTTGAGAGTTTTAACTTAGAAAGGACTGAtccaacaaaaaaagcaaacacctacCACAGCTGTAGTCTTATTGTACCATCTTATTACCATTTGTCTATGTGTAATTATATGTAACAATCCGCTTTGGAGGGCGATGGTGATGTGAGCATGTTATCAATTCTGCATCAGCTCAGGTAATGCTGGAGAGAAGTTGAGTAGAAGTTGGAAACTTAATGCAGAGTTATCCAGTGGCTCTCATGAAGTCTTATGAC includes:
- the UACA gene encoding uveal autoantigen with coiled-coil domains and ankyrin repeats, producing MTCWFSCAAKDTLNADWNKYDDRLMKAAERGDVEKVSSILAKKGVSPTKLDVEGRSAFHVVASKGNLDCLNTILVHGVDITATDAAGRNALHLAAKYGHALCLQKLLQYNCPTENVDLQGRTALHDAAMSDCSSSIQLLCDHGASVNSKDGDGRTPLVLATQMCRPTVCQLLIDRGADVNARDKQNRTALMLGCEYGCKDAVEVLLKNGADVSLTDGLGHDCAYYARIGDNIDILALIKAAVEDSSKARDTMKKGQPEQKWNRLHAQEEVNVRLYQKEHNAQELELENQDLKDRMREVQEEQRMLLDRISGLQLQLNEEQMFADDLENEKDELKKILTTKEKQQEESLRTIEALKAKLKYYEVDLVGSGSGFGNRKEDLLLKQGQGFAVESQHVSVFVPIYLQSRSMLRPLELSLPTQSSSSEKEALKKELDNVRTCYSAAKEEIGKLQRELSHKVSECKALASECERTKAESDGQIKQLEDALKDVQKRMFDSEGKVKQMQTHFLALKDHLTNEAASGNSKITEELKDQLKEMKTKYEGASAEVGKLRNQIKQNELLVAEFKRDEGRLVEENKRLQKELVKLEMERDKRGRNVMELEGQLKETAAKLAHSVTSEKFENMKSSLSNEVNEKARKLAEMEGEYEKLQAEILLLKRESESQRAKLAQQVRPEDHEQMRSGFEQKNEELGKTISELSQKNQTLQKELERLQIDNKMLKQQIQVLKTEIKSQNVPLKIHEELKKTNDLAVGDLTKKLFEVTKKYNESRVEAEKLLAEKNSLSENIGHFQAVYLSPEQHKKEMEALRSNGMELEKQLAELQKKYDDEQAKVCKLVSENAAIKETLRDQYVLATTHEEMKTVLNNTLEKTNRELSDLKERTEEIKQESMRVNEENRTLKNKVKLLQNQLQTEYISFKDHETAVTALNKSLQELQENNAAITAEYKRGQEEILQLHEEIEAQKKELDTIQECIQSKYAPVASFEDREQSFEATVKELKAQLQEQVQKCRESEEETQKCKEENEKLKNGVLSIQNDLQQNYILAEKSREMEKMFTSKMEELNQQLRELLGKYTGDKEEKDELQESPPQPVAAQAPLLVAEQIEALKKALGHTIEELKEALRNKKECYDKETLKVGELQQELSGLKKSSIPLVEYIRMKETLEQEIVAIKNSLKEKEEENQVKNEEILKLQSEIQFTQQALTDLESKEVIDISEYKSMKSTLEAQINSIADNLSSMNKKYEEACEEALQAKKSELSLKDEKELLQLRSCSIEQEIKDQKERCDKSLTTIIDLQKRIQESAKQVEAKDNKITELLNDVERLKQALNGLSQLTYTTGIPSKRQNQQVEMLQNQVKSLQQQLADAKRQHQEVVSVYRTHLLSAVQGHMDEDVQAALLQIIRMRQGLVC